Within Parabacteroides pacaensis, the genomic segment AGTTATACTGGTTTCTAAAGATATTACTTTTTATAATTGTAGCAAAAGCTATTCTCTGTTTTAATAAATAAAGAGGTAATATTTTTGAAATACTCCGCTCTGCTTTTTAAAGTAGTAATCATAAATAAAAGAAACATGAATAAAAGAACTTCATTTTTTCTATCTAATTGTAATTCTTTCTTGTCTTTACTCTTTTAATTTGTAGTATACCAAAATAGGATTATTAAATTCATCTTCGTCTTTATATTTCTCTAAATGTAATTTTTTTATGTACTCTGGAGACATTCTGTTTAATTCGACATGTAACCAACTGGCATCTATGGGCATTACTAAAGTTTCATCCTTAGCAAATAAAGCTCCCCAAAAACGAAATTCATCAGGTGATAGATTAGGACTAGCCGGACTTAATAAATATACTTTATCTTTCTTCTTTGAATAAAAAGCACTATAAGCTTTTTGTTTATAAGCAAAATCTATGTGTATCCAGTTTTGTGTTTCTAAAAAGTTATTCATTTCAAGTACATAGCTGTTTAATTCCTCATTTATTTGGAGTGCTTTGCTTTTATCAGGAAGAGGGATTTCTCTATTATAAGCATTCTTTCCAAAATCAAAGTAATAACGTGAAGAAATTTCTCCTTGTTTATCTATTTGATAGATATTATAATCACCATAAGAAGGATCTATAAGAATCCAATCT encodes:
- a CDS encoding 6-bladed beta-propeller encodes the protein GEYLEMRDYIIYKDRIEILDFKKILTYSLTGEYIKTKHFDFLDQNQYCNADYFTPAPTGGYYFWGGTSGIKNFRTKNKRYLMYHIGDDMKIKKGEFLITHGSGSCFYRYTYYKDWILIDPSYGDYNIYQIDKQGEISSRYYFDFGKNAYNREIPLPDKSKALQINEELNSYVLEMNNFLETQNWIHIDFAYKQKAYSAFYSKKKDKVYLLSPASPNLSPDEFRFWGALFAKDETLVMPIDASWLHVELNRMSPEYIKKLHLEKYKDEDEFNNPILVYYKLKE